Proteins encoded by one window of Kiritimatiellales bacterium:
- a CDS encoding MotA/TolQ/ExbB proton channel family protein — translation MKKISVEQIINQSTGGSPAPATGQRGRCPSGLLFAVLMSICTVTARAQEIVANESVQAAEEPVAGTGFMDVVLDGGFLGVVLWLSLAALSVAGTYLIVDSFIKIRVRRIIPAALVHNIRAALNSGDLQTAGSLCGGEPGALSNILSAGFSDAGEGMEAVQDAVSVAADLESEKIMQRINYLNVVGNLAPMLGLLGTVQGMILAFATLGTEAGAAKNAMLATNISQALYTTAAGLVIAVPTLGFFSFFRNRAAKIILTMEALTLELMKKVKGESQV, via the coding sequence ATGAAAAAAATATCAGTAGAACAAATCATCAATCAATCAACTGGAGGGTCGCCGGCCCCGGCGACCGGACAGCGAGGCCGCTGTCCCTCCGGCCTGTTGTTTGCGGTGTTAATGTCTATTTGCACCGTGACAGCGCGCGCGCAGGAAATTGTCGCGAACGAAAGCGTTCAGGCGGCGGAAGAGCCGGTCGCCGGCACGGGATTTATGGATGTAGTGTTAGACGGCGGATTTCTCGGTGTCGTTCTGTGGCTGTCGCTCGCGGCGCTGTCGGTCGCCGGAACCTATCTGATTGTGGACTCATTTATTAAAATCCGTGTCAGGCGGATTATTCCGGCGGCGCTGGTTCATAATATTCGCGCCGCACTGAATTCCGGCGACCTGCAAACTGCCGGATCGCTTTGCGGCGGAGAACCGGGCGCGCTGTCGAATATTCTGTCGGCCGGTTTTTCAGACGCCGGCGAAGGAATGGAAGCAGTACAGGATGCGGTTTCTGTTGCTGCCGACCTTGAAAGCGAAAAAATAATGCAGCGGATTAATTATCTGAATGTCGTCGGCAATCTCGCGCCGATGCTCGGGCTGCTCGGAACGGTACAGGGAATGATTCTGGCATTCGCCACACTTGGCACCGAAGCCGGCGCCGCCAAAAATGCGATGCTGGCAACCAACATCTCTCAGGCGCTGTATACCACCGCGGCCGGTCTGGTCATCGCAGTGCCGACGCTCGGATTCTTTTCGTTTTTCCGCAATCGCGCCGCAAAAATTATTCTCACCATGGAAGCGCTGACGCTGGAGTTGATGAAAAAGGTGAAAGGAGAGTCGCAGGTCTGA
- a CDS encoding biopolymer transporter ExbD, with product MKRKKRVREDVPIEVSMTPMIDVVFQLLIYFLVTFSTPDVLAHLDVSRPAPDPSQTEQRTPPKMIRIAVFTEGGFENGYSLNGRAVSRAELTSIVMRLAGFSKNQTVLITCAGGSEHAKLVGVLDLCAQNGLSKISVVSAE from the coding sequence ATGAAACGAAAAAAACGAGTGCGCGAGGATGTTCCGATCGAAGTGTCGATGACGCCGATGATTGACGTGGTATTTCAACTGCTGATTTATTTTCTGGTAACGTTTTCTACACCGGACGTGCTGGCGCATCTGGATGTTTCACGTCCGGCGCCGGATCCGTCGCAAACGGAACAACGTACGCCGCCGAAAATGATCCGCATTGCTGTATTTACTGAGGGCGGTTTTGAAAACGGCTACAGCCTGAACGGACGTGCGGTTTCGCGCGCGGAGTTAACATCGATTGTAATGCGCCTGGCCGGGTTCAGTAAAAATCAGACGGTACTGATCACCTGCGCCGGCGGCTCGGAACATGCGAAGCTGGTGGGCGTTTTAGATCTGTGTGCGCAAAACGGACTTTCAAAAATTTCGGTGGTAAGCGCGGAGTAA
- a CDS encoding phosphoenolpyruvate carboxykinase (GTP) — protein MSAPTKHKKLLEWVAEIETMCTPDRVVWCDGSKEEYDRLMGEMVASGMAIKLNEEKRPNCYAFNSDLSDVARVENRTYIASRKQEDAGPTNNWIDPVELKKTMTKLYTGCMKGRTMYIIPFCMGPIDSPIAKNAIEITDSPYVVANMHIMTRVSSKVLELLGEDGEFIPCLHSVGAPLEPGQKDSRWPCAPIEQKYIAHFPEENLIWSYGSGYGGNALLGKKCLALRIASNMARHEGWMAEHMLILRFTNPEGRQFHIAAAFPSACGKTNLAMLQSTVPGWKVETVGDDIAWMKQGPDGRLYAINPEAGFFGVAPGTSQESNPMALATCRSNSIFTNVVVTNDGDIWWEGMGVDCEGGTDWKNQPWKPGTVDADGKKIPGAHPNSRFTAPAAQCPVICADWEKPSGVPIDIFIFGGRRTNTMPLVHEAYSFDHGVYMGATAASEPTAAALDVKQSLRFDPFAMTPFIGYNGGDYMQHWFDMGDKLGDKAPRCFYVNWFRKDEDGKWLWPGFGENSRVLKWMCERVEGKVGARETPIGLMPEEGGITLDGLDIPEADWNELMKVDKDLFRKTVADAEEYLAEFGDKLPKRMTEQLKEMKKRLA, from the coding sequence ATGAGCGCCCCGACTAAACATAAAAAGCTGCTTGAATGGGTGGCGGAAATTGAAACCATGTGTACGCCCGACCGCGTTGTCTGGTGTGACGGTTCCAAAGAGGAATATGACCGCTTAATGGGCGAAATGGTTGCCAGCGGAATGGCAATTAAGCTGAATGAAGAAAAACGTCCGAACTGCTATGCGTTTAATTCCGATCTGTCCGACGTGGCGCGCGTTGAAAACCGCACCTATATCGCCTCGCGCAAACAGGAGGATGCCGGCCCGACGAATAACTGGATTGATCCGGTTGAATTGAAAAAAACGATGACGAAACTGTACACCGGCTGTATGAAGGGCCGTACAATGTACATCATTCCGTTCTGTATGGGTCCAATCGATTCTCCAATCGCGAAAAACGCCATCGAAATCACGGACAGCCCGTACGTTGTGGCAAATATGCACATTATGACGCGCGTCTCTTCAAAGGTTCTTGAACTGCTGGGTGAGGACGGTGAATTTATCCCGTGTCTGCACTCTGTCGGTGCTCCGCTGGAGCCGGGACAGAAAGACAGCCGCTGGCCGTGCGCGCCGATTGAACAGAAATATATTGCGCACTTCCCGGAAGAAAATCTGATCTGGTCCTACGGCTCCGGGTACGGCGGCAACGCGCTGCTCGGCAAAAAATGCCTGGCGCTGCGTATCGCATCCAATATGGCACGCCATGAAGGCTGGATGGCTGAACACATGCTCATTCTCCGCTTCACGAACCCGGAAGGACGTCAGTTCCATATCGCGGCGGCATTCCCGAGCGCCTGCGGAAAAACCAATCTCGCCATGCTGCAGTCCACGGTTCCGGGCTGGAAAGTGGAAACCGTCGGCGACGATATCGCCTGGATGAAGCAGGGCCCGGATGGACGTCTTTACGCCATCAATCCGGAAGCCGGCTTCTTCGGGGTTGCGCCGGGAACCAGCCAGGAATCCAATCCGATGGCACTGGCAACCTGCCGTTCCAACAGCATTTTCACCAACGTGGTGGTCACTAACGACGGCGATATCTGGTGGGAAGGCATGGGCGTTGATTGCGAAGGCGGAACTGACTGGAAAAACCAGCCGTGGAAACCGGGTACGGTTGATGCCGACGGCAAAAAAATCCCCGGAGCGCACCCGAACAGCCGCTTTACTGCACCGGCGGCGCAGTGTCCGGTGATTTGCGCCGACTGGGAAAAACCGTCCGGCGTTCCGATTGACATCTTCATTTTCGGCGGACGCCGCACAAACACTATGCCGCTCGTTCATGAAGCCTACAGCTTTGATCACGGCGTGTATATGGGGGCAACCGCTGCTTCTGAACCAACTGCCGCCGCGCTCGACGTCAAACAGTCTCTGCGTTTTGATCCGTTTGCCATGACGCCGTTCATCGGCTACAACGGCGGCGATTACATGCAGCACTGGTTTGATATGGGTGACAAACTCGGCGACAAAGCGCCGCGCTGTTTCTACGTCAACTGGTTCCGTAAAGACGAAGACGGCAAATGGCTGTGGCCGGGATTCGGCGAAAACAGCCGCGTGCTAAAATGGATGTGCGAACGCGTTGAAGGCAAAGTCGGTGCCAGAGAAACGCCGATCGGTCTGATGCCGGAAGAGGGCGGAATTACGCTCGACGGACTCGACATCCCGGAAGCCGATTGGAATGAACTGATGAAAGTCGATAAAGATCTCTTCCGTAAAACGGTTGCGGATGCCGAAGAGTATCTCGCGGAGTTCGGCGATAAACTGCCGAAACGCATGACAGAACAGCTCAAGGAAATGAAAAAGCGTTTGGCTTAA
- a CDS encoding GxxExxY protein, producing the protein MHIHELCDVVRETSFAIHKYHRNGHLEKIYEHALFHRLQKAGLKVKQQYPLTVYDEDGTNLGEYFADLFIEDRLIVELKACRATTEEHIAQLLGYLKSSRIRDGLLINFGSPKLYIKKFIMD; encoded by the coding sequence ATGCATATTCACGAACTTTGTGATGTTGTGCGCGAGACCAGTTTCGCAATACATAAGTATCATCGGAACGGACATTTGGAAAAAATTTATGAGCATGCTTTGTTTCACCGGCTCCAAAAAGCCGGGTTAAAAGTAAAACAACAATACCCGTTAACTGTATATGATGAGGACGGGACAAATTTGGGAGAGTATTTTGCTGATTTGTTTATTGAAGATCGTCTGATTGTTGAGTTGAAGGCGTGCAGAGCGACTACCGAAGAACACATCGCGCAACTTTTAGGTTATTTAAAATCATCACGGATTCGCGATGGATTGTTGATTAATTTCGGTTCCCCAAAACTCTACATTAAAAAATTTATCATGGATTAA
- a CDS encoding biopolymer transporter ExbD, producing the protein MARLKQADGNINMTAMIDVVFQMIIFFVCTVQLEKEAVSEFLLLPDSPHGPLVAEEKDPRTITVEVDDKGRIFIARTPLSGERLKQILAKTVAEYGAAGPSIPIRIRADAAAKHSDVKRVLDACTGAGLYKISFIATKDSAKGSQRSEGRTS; encoded by the coding sequence ATGGCACGTTTAAAACAGGCTGATGGCAATATTAACATGACGGCGATGATCGACGTGGTGTTTCAAATGATCATCTTTTTTGTCTGCACCGTTCAGCTCGAAAAAGAAGCGGTCAGCGAATTTCTGCTGCTGCCGGATTCACCGCACGGACCCCTGGTCGCTGAAGAAAAAGATCCGCGCACGATCACCGTCGAGGTGGATGACAAAGGGAGGATTTTTATCGCGCGCACGCCGCTTTCCGGTGAACGGCTGAAACAGATTCTTGCGAAAACGGTGGCAGAGTACGGCGCCGCCGGTCCGTCAATTCCAATCCGTATCCGCGCCGATGCCGCCGCGAAACATTCAGATGTCAAACGTGTTCTCGATGCCTGCACCGGCGCCGGACTTTATAAAATCAGTTTTATCGCGACGAAGGATTCAGCCAAAGGCAGTCAAAGGTCTGAAGGTCGAACGTCTTAA
- a CDS encoding four helix bundle protein gives MNKVERFEDLRIWQDARILVQQIYGDFRKIRDYSFRDQIQRAGVSMRNWNVRELFAQMTFDF, from the coding sequence ATGAATAAAGTGGAACGGTTTGAAGATTTACGGATCTGGCAGGATGCGCGCATCCTGGTGCAGCAGATATACGGTGATTTCAGAAAAATCCGGGATTACAGCTTCCGCGATCAGATTCAACGTGCCGGAGTTTCAATGCGGAATTGGAACGTTAGAGAATTATTTGCGCAAATGACTTTCGACTTTTGA